A genomic segment from Bacillus cereus G9842 encodes:
- a CDS encoding DNA-binding protein, translated as MKNKKWITFSLATAITLSIGTSFIPSTYAESSVDPAPEIAAKVVNQNNGKKVLFDNTHGQTAGTADWVIDGGFSDFGNGIAKNGYHVKELRKSTPITYEDLNGYNVFIVPEANIPYKKSEQDAMLQYVKNGGSIFFIADHYNADRNKNRWDSSEVFNGYRRGAWDNPAKGMSNEEANSQAMQGVESSDWLSDNFGIRFRYNALGDVSAKTIVSPEQSFGITKGVSSVAMHAGSTLAITNPKLAKGLVYLPENPSKWNNAVDSGVYNGGGIAEGPYAAIAKIGLGKAAFIGDSSPVEDATPKYVREDSGQTKKTYDGYKEENDAILLENIVNWLSNKETFTSLDQVNGLQLDSPTALQTFEQPSLSTEPQPEPWSAPNAGYQWFNTNTFKPGSYGYNGAVTTSDYVVTHPSILPNNEIFQMKIQVNNLLPNTTYNNYSLGIFTTGGTQVAKVQNTNGTWPSAFGYSSAFSFTTNSLGSAEKVVNVQIDSNTTGQATLRLRQNTTAKYNETVTINKK; from the coding sequence ATGAAGAATAAAAAATGGATTACATTTTCTTTAGCAACAGCAATTACACTAAGTATAGGGACCTCGTTCATACCGTCTACTTATGCCGAAAGCTCTGTAGACCCAGCTCCTGAAATTGCTGCAAAAGTTGTAAATCAAAACAATGGGAAGAAAGTATTATTCGATAATACACACGGTCAAACTGCTGGGACAGCTGACTGGGTTATTGACGGCGGCTTTTCTGACTTCGGAAACGGCATTGCAAAAAACGGATATCACGTAAAAGAACTTCGTAAATCAACACCTATTACGTACGAAGACTTAAATGGTTACAATGTATTTATCGTTCCAGAAGCTAATATTCCTTACAAAAAATCTGAGCAGGACGCTATGTTACAATATGTAAAAAATGGTGGTAGTATCTTCTTTATTGCCGATCATTACAATGCGGATCGTAATAAAAATCGCTGGGACTCTTCTGAAGTATTTAATGGATATAGACGCGGTGCTTGGGATAATCCAGCAAAAGGAATGTCTAATGAAGAAGCAAATTCACAAGCTATGCAAGGAGTAGAAAGCTCTGATTGGCTATCTGACAACTTCGGTATTCGCTTCCGCTACAATGCACTTGGTGATGTTTCAGCGAAAACAATTGTATCGCCTGAACAATCTTTCGGAATTACAAAAGGTGTTTCTTCTGTAGCAATGCATGCTGGTTCTACTCTAGCAATTACAAACCCAAAACTAGCAAAAGGACTTGTTTACCTTCCAGAAAATCCATCAAAATGGAATAACGCTGTTGATAGTGGCGTTTATAATGGCGGTGGTATTGCAGAAGGCCCATATGCTGCAATTGCAAAAATAGGACTTGGAAAAGCTGCCTTTATTGGTGACTCTTCTCCTGTTGAAGATGCAACGCCAAAGTACGTTCGTGAAGATTCTGGCCAAACAAAGAAAACTTACGATGGTTATAAAGAAGAAAACGATGCGATTTTATTAGAAAACATCGTAAATTGGTTATCGAATAAAGAGACATTTACAAGTTTAGATCAAGTAAATGGTTTACAACTTGATTCACCTACAGCTCTACAAACATTTGAACAGCCAAGCTTATCAACAGAACCACAACCTGAACCTTGGAGTGCACCAAATGCAGGTTATCAATGGTTTAATACAAATACTTTTAAACCAGGTTCATACGGTTATAACGGTGCGGTAACAACAAGCGACTACGTCGTTACACACCCTAGCATTCTACCAAACAATGAAATTTTCCAAATGAAGATTCAAGTAAACAACTTACTACCTAATACAACTTATAACAACTATTCTTTAGGTATATTCACTACTGGTGGAACACAAGTAGCAAAAGTTCAAAATACAAACGGCACTTGGCCATCTGCTTTCGGATATAGTAGTGCATTCTCTTTCACAACAAACA
- a CDS encoding amino acid permease, whose product MQHTNKSGTLNRGLKERHITLMSLGSAIGVGLFLGSASAIKLAGPSILLGYMIAGLVIFFIMRALGEMAIEQPVAGSFSKYAYDYISPLAGYITGWNYWFLWVVTCMAEITAAGIYMQYWFPDIPRWTWALLALLLMSAFNFLSVKVFGELEFWFALIKIVTIICMIVVGAGIILFGFGNGGIATGISNLWSHGGWFPNGFSGLLLSMQMVLFAYLGVELIGVTAGEAQNPKKTLAKAIDNVFWRILLFYVGALFVMMAIYPWNELGEKGSPFVLTFQQIGIAKAAGIINFVVLTAALSSCNGGLFSTGRMLFTLAQQKKAPERFGRLNKNGIPSQGIVATAIVLLIGVILNYLVPAKVFTWLTSISTFGAIWTWGIILVAQIKFRKSLPTQNKQKLSYKMPLYPLSSYFSLVFLVLVLGIMAYSEDTRIALIVGPIWLIGLAIVYYMKGFHKIDETPNSKIS is encoded by the coding sequence ATGCAGCACACAAACAAATCTGGAACTTTAAATCGTGGTTTAAAAGAACGACATATTACTTTAATGTCACTTGGCTCAGCTATTGGTGTTGGGCTATTTTTAGGATCCGCTTCCGCTATTAAACTAGCCGGTCCTTCTATTTTACTAGGCTATATGATTGCCGGACTCGTTATTTTTTTCATTATGCGAGCTCTCGGGGAAATGGCAATTGAACAACCTGTTGCCGGTTCTTTTAGTAAATATGCATATGATTATATCAGCCCACTCGCTGGTTATATTACTGGTTGGAATTACTGGTTCTTATGGGTTGTTACTTGTATGGCTGAAATTACAGCAGCTGGTATTTACATGCAGTACTGGTTCCCAGATATCCCGCGCTGGACTTGGGCATTACTTGCTCTATTGTTAATGAGCGCTTTTAACTTCTTATCGGTAAAAGTATTTGGAGAACTTGAGTTTTGGTTTGCTCTCATTAAAATTGTCACAATTATCTGTATGATAGTAGTCGGAGCTGGTATTATTTTATTCGGATTCGGAAACGGTGGTATCGCTACTGGTATTTCAAACCTTTGGTCACATGGCGGCTGGTTCCCAAATGGTTTTTCTGGGTTACTACTCTCCATGCAGATGGTACTATTCGCTTATTTAGGCGTTGAATTAATCGGTGTTACAGCTGGTGAAGCTCAAAATCCGAAGAAAACACTCGCAAAAGCAATTGATAACGTGTTTTGGAGAATATTACTGTTCTACGTAGGAGCTCTATTCGTTATGATGGCAATTTATCCATGGAACGAACTTGGTGAGAAAGGAAGCCCATTCGTATTAACATTCCAGCAAATTGGTATCGCAAAAGCAGCAGGTATTATTAATTTTGTCGTATTAACAGCAGCTCTTTCTTCTTGTAACGGTGGTTTATTTAGTACAGGCCGTATGCTATTTACATTAGCTCAGCAGAAAAAAGCTCCTGAAAGATTTGGTCGTTTAAATAAAAACGGCATTCCAAGCCAAGGAATTGTAGCAACTGCTATCGTTTTACTCATTGGTGTTATATTAAACTATCTCGTACCTGCAAAGGTATTTACATGGCTTACTAGCATTTCAACTTTCGGCGCAATTTGGACTTGGGGAATTATATTAGTTGCTCAAATTAAATTCCGTAAAAGCTTACCTACTCAAAATAAACAAAAGTTATCATATAAAATGCCTTTATACCCATTAAGCTCATATTTCTCACTCGTTTTCCTTGTATTAGTACTAGGTATAATGGCGTATTCAGAAGATACACGAATTGCATTGATTGTCGGCCCAATTTGGCTTATCGGCTTAGCAATCGTATATTACATGAAAGGGTTTCATAAGATTGATGAAACACCTAACTCAAAAATTAGTTAA
- a CDS encoding NCS2 family permease — MFQLQKYNTSVKQEFLAGITTFFTFAYILVINPKILSDAGVPFDQAFTATIIATVVGTVGMAIFANYPIVIAPAMGMNAYFAYSVVQKAEGITYVVAFSAVFVTGIIFLLLSFTSFRQKLILAIPDSLKHAIAGGIGLFIAFIGLRLSGIIVDHPSNLVTIGDFHSPAVILTLIGLILAAVLMALRVSGALFISMIVTGIIAFFTGQLKFADKIVAMPHLPEGIIVSNPTNAFSDVIEYGLYGVVFSFLLVLLFDTTGALLGLIKQAGLITDNTEKRFGKAFIADAIGGTTGSIFGTSPTAATIESSAGIAAGGKTGLTGIVVVGLTIITAFFSPVIASLSSVAAITAPSLIIVGSLMAQSIRDINWNEFEDALPAFLIFIGIPLTSSIANGIAIGFLVYPVLKIVKGKGKEVHPLLYLFTILFGCHLFL; from the coding sequence ATGTTTCAATTACAAAAATATAACACTTCTGTGAAGCAAGAGTTTTTAGCTGGCATCACAACTTTTTTTACATTTGCGTATATTCTTGTCATCAATCCAAAAATATTATCTGATGCAGGTGTACCATTTGACCAAGCGTTTACAGCAACAATTATTGCCACCGTTGTTGGAACAGTAGGTATGGCAATTTTCGCGAATTACCCGATTGTTATTGCTCCAGCTATGGGAATGAATGCATATTTTGCTTATTCTGTTGTACAGAAGGCAGAAGGGATTACATATGTAGTTGCCTTTTCAGCTGTATTTGTAACGGGGATTATTTTTCTTTTATTATCTTTTACTTCGTTTAGGCAAAAGTTAATTTTAGCAATTCCTGATAGTTTAAAGCATGCAATTGCAGGTGGAATTGGACTATTTATTGCTTTTATTGGATTGCGCCTTTCTGGAATTATCGTAGATCATCCGTCTAATTTAGTTACGATTGGTGATTTTCATTCTCCAGCTGTTATTTTAACTTTAATTGGTTTAATATTAGCGGCGGTATTAATGGCATTACGTGTGAGTGGTGCATTATTTATTAGTATGATTGTGACAGGAATTATCGCCTTCTTTACAGGGCAATTGAAGTTTGCTGATAAAATTGTGGCGATGCCTCATTTGCCAGAGGGTATTATCGTTTCAAACCCAACCAATGCATTTTCAGATGTAATTGAATACGGATTATATGGTGTTGTATTTTCATTTTTACTTGTACTTTTATTCGATACAACAGGTGCATTACTTGGTTTAATTAAACAAGCAGGTTTAATTACAGACAATACAGAGAAGCGTTTTGGTAAAGCGTTTATTGCAGATGCAATTGGAGGGACTACAGGTTCTATCTTTGGAACAAGCCCAACAGCAGCGACGATTGAATCGTCAGCAGGTATTGCTGCAGGTGGGAAAACTGGATTAACAGGGATTGTAGTTGTTGGTCTAACAATTATAACGGCATTTTTCAGTCCTGTTATTGCTTCTTTATCAAGTGTGGCCGCTATTACAGCTCCTTCATTAATTATAGTAGGTAGTTTAATGGCACAAAGCATTCGAGATATTAATTGGAATGAATTTGAAGATGCGTTACCAGCATTTTTGATTTTTATAGGTATTCCGTTAACATCTAGTATTGCAAATGGAATCGCAATTGGATTTTTAGTATATCCAGTTTTGAAAATTGTGAAGGGTAAAGGAAAGGAAGTACATCCATTACTATACTTATTTACAATTTTATTTGGATGTCATTTATTCTTATAA
- a CDS encoding helix-turn-helix transcriptional regulator, whose product MAVSKIKVARVQLDLTQQQLAEKVGVTRQTISLIEKGKYNPSLDLCLKICYAVDKTLNELFWEEKE is encoded by the coding sequence ATGGCTGTAAGTAAAATAAAAGTCGCGCGTGTTCAGTTAGATTTAACACAGCAACAATTAGCAGAAAAAGTAGGCGTTACAAGGCAAACGATTAGTTTAATTGAGAAGGGGAAATACAATCCATCTTTAGATTTATGTTTGAAAATTTGTTATGCAGTAGATAAAACGTTGAATGAGTTGTTTTGGGAGGAAAAGGAGTGA
- a CDS encoding GNAT family N-acetyltransferase, giving the protein MITVQYIDASETHLLRQAVLRPNQSLADCKYSSDYEKDTFHLGAFINDELISIASFSKEIYPDLQNGIHYRLRGMATLPNFRNKRAGSSLIQTAEQILKERKANILWCNGRITVTDYYKRLDFQEHGEIFEIEPIGLHKVLYKKI; this is encoded by the coding sequence ATGATTACTGTGCAGTATATTGATGCATCCGAGACACACTTATTACGCCAAGCGGTGTTGCGTCCCAATCAGTCCCTAGCAGACTGTAAATACTCTTCTGACTACGAAAAAGACACATTCCACTTAGGTGCCTTTATAAACGATGAGTTAATTAGCATCGCTTCCTTCTCAAAAGAAATATATCCTGATTTGCAAAATGGTATCCATTATAGACTACGAGGAATGGCAACATTACCTAACTTTCGGAACAAAAGAGCTGGAAGCTCCTTAATTCAGACGGCAGAACAAATTTTAAAAGAACGGAAAGCAAACATTCTATGGTGTAATGGCCGTATTACTGTAACTGACTATTACAAGCGATTAGACTTTCAGGAGCATGGTGAAATCTTTGAAATTGAACCGATTGGCCTTCATAAAGTTTTGTATAAAAAGATATAA
- a CDS encoding DUF4022 family protein, translating into MLLSHIMRMDYIMSIVTLALLLLAEVLVAIILIGVSIEICSYGWKKSNGVKYSCLFLSLLLGTASILGLLAAPAYFFIQLIEKGL; encoded by the coding sequence ATGTTACTATCACATATTATGAGGATGGATTACATTATGTCTATTGTAACTTTAGCTCTCTTATTATTAGCAGAAGTACTCGTCGCCATTATTCTCATCGGTGTTAGCATTGAAATTTGCAGCTATGGTTGGAAAAAATCAAATGGAGTTAAATACTCATGCCTTTTTCTTTCACTCCTTCTAGGAACCGCTAGTATACTCGGCCTTCTCGCTGCACCTGCATACTTCTTTATACAACTTATAGAAAAAGGTTTATAA